From a region of the Sporomusaceae bacterium FL31 genome:
- the recR gene encoding recombination protein RecR has translation MQYIAPLAKLVEQLRALPGIGAKTATRLAYHVLEMDNDKAKALAHAIVDAKAKISYCETCFNLTDVNPCRICSSESRDSSSICVVEDPRDVAAMERTRDFKGHYHVLHGSLSPLEGIGPDEIRVKELLTRLNLNPVNEIIMATNPDVEGEATAMYLAKLLKPLGIKVTRIAHGLPIGGDLEYADEVTLSKALENRREM, from the coding sequence ATGCAGTACATAGCGCCGCTGGCGAAATTAGTTGAACAATTGCGTGCATTGCCTGGCATTGGAGCTAAAACTGCAACCCGGCTGGCTTATCATGTGCTGGAAATGGATAATGACAAGGCTAAAGCGCTAGCTCATGCTATTGTTGATGCTAAAGCCAAGATTAGTTACTGTGAAACTTGTTTTAACTTAACTGACGTCAATCCATGCCGAATTTGTTCGTCAGAATCTCGTGATTCTTCGAGTATTTGTGTGGTAGAAGATCCGCGGGATGTGGCGGCCATGGAGAGAACACGCGATTTCAAAGGACACTATCATGTTTTACATGGATCGCTTTCGCCGCTAGAAGGTATTGGTCCTGATGAAATAAGGGTAAAGGAACTATTGACCCGCTTAAATCTCAATCCCGTAAATGAAATTATTATGGCTACTAATCCAGATGTTGAGGGTGAAGCTACGGCTATGTATTTGGCAAAGCTTCTAAAGCCACTGGGTATCAAGGTAACAAGAATTGCACACGGATTACCAATTGGTGGAGATTTAGAATATGCGGATGAAGTAACTTTGTCCAAAGCATTGGAAAATCGCCGCGAAATGTAA
- a CDS encoding nucleoid-associated protein: MFGNMGNMGNMAGMMKKVQKLQADMAKMQEELKTRTLEVSAGGGAVKVVINGEKQIQSLKIAPSAVDPEDVEMLEDLIAAAINEAVKKVDDMMAQEMGKLTGGLNLPPGMF, from the coding sequence ATGTTTGGAAATATGGGCAATATGGGTAATATGGCTGGTATGATGAAAAAAGTACAAAAGTTACAGGCAGATATGGCTAAAATGCAGGAAGAACTTAAAACACGTACGCTTGAAGTGTCTGCAGGCGGTGGTGCGGTGAAGGTTGTTATTAATGGTGAGAAACAAATTCAATCCTTGAAAATCGCTCCAAGCGCTGTAGATCCTGAAGATGTGGAAATGCTGGAAGATTTAATTGCTGCTGCTATTAACGAAGCTGTTAAAAAAGTTGATGATATGATGGCTCAGGAAATGGGCAAATTAACTGGCGGACTCAATCTGCCACCAGGTATGTTTTAA